Genomic DNA from Caldicellulosiruptor hydrothermalis 108:
TCCCATAAACGCTTCTGTTAACTTTTTTATGAGAAGCTGCATTGAGCTTAGCCATTTTTTATATTTCACCTACACTTTCGCGAATTATTTATGATTAAAATCACTTTTTATTCTGTGGAATATCTCTTCAGTATCGCTGCAATTACTTTGTTTGTAAGAAGCATCGCAATAAAGAGCACAACAGCAATTGCTGATGCATAGCCCATCTCAAACCTGACAGTTCCATAGTCAATAAGGTATGTCACAACAGTGTCAGCACTGTACTGTCTGGTTGGAAGACCACCAAGGGCTATTACAACCGTGCTAACACCAAACGACGCACCAATCTGCATGACAGCACCAAACATCAGCTGTGGTGCCATTTGTGGAATGGTGATGTAAAACAGCTCTTGAAATCTGTTTTTTATACCATCTATCGCACCAGCTTCAAAAAGCTCTTTATCAAGGTTTTGAAATCCGGCAACAAAAGCCAAAAAACCTGCTCCAAGCGAAAGCCAAAGCTGAACAATGATAATCACCCACAGAACATAATTTGGGTCTTGAAGCCAGTTGATTGGCTCTTTCAAAATTCCAAGCCTCATAAGCCAGCCGTTTATAAGACCATACGCATCTCCGCTGAATATAAATGCCCAGATGAAAAACACATTGCCAGCAAGCGAAGGTGAGTAAAATATGAGTGTAAGGATTGCTCTTATCTTAGGATTAAACTCGCTTATAAACCACGCTAAGATGAAAGACATAAAGTAACTTAAAGGCCCTGTCAAAAAAGCAAATATGAATGTGTTCCTCAAAACCTTTATAAATATCTTGTCTGCTAAAAACAATCTTATGTAGTTTGCCCAGCCAACCCATTTGGGTGGCTGAAGCATGTTGTAGTTTGTAAAACTTAAAAATATTGAGCTTATAACTGGTATTAAAGTAAATATAGTAAAAAGAAGCATATACGGTGCTATCATGAGATAACTTGCTTTATTTTTCTTTATATCTTCAATCAATCCCATTTTCCAATACCTCACTTAAAAGTGAATTTTATTTGTTGTACATAGCAAGTTCTTTTCTCTTTCTCTTAAGCTCGTCGTTTATATCCTTTGTGTATCTCCACAAACTTTCTCTCGGGTTCATACCATCATAAATAACTGCTGAGAACGCACTGTCCAAGCTTCTTATCACATAATAACTTCCCGGAATTTCTTCAATCTCTTTTACATATTTCCACTGCTCCATCAAATTTTGCATCTCTTTCTTGCTCCAGGGAAGTTTCTGGAACGCATTTACATTTGCTGTATTGTACCTTGCAGCAGTGCCCATGAGCATCTCAAGCTCTTTTCCAAACTGTGTCTGAACCTCATCAGATGTCCACCATTTCAAAAACTCCCAGCAAGCTTGCTTGTTCTTTGCCCTGCTCAAAATTATCGTGGCTGTACCAGAGGCTGCAGTTGACCTGTCAATTGTACCATCAGGTCTTTTGATGCCTGGAATTGGCACCATCTCCCACTGGTTTCTGATTTCCGGCGCAGCTGTTGCCAAAAGATTGTATGTTGTGTACGGTGCTATTCCAAGCGGCATTTCACCTGTCCTGAACCTGTTGTAAAAATCGTATATGAGCTCAAGACCATATTTTGTGTAAAAATCTGTCCACTGTTTAAATGCTGCAACAGCTTGACTGCTGTCAAGCATTGATTTTGTCTTTTCTTTGTTGTAAAAACTTCCTCCCAGCTGAAGCAAAAGTGTAGGAAACAAATTTCTTGTTCCAAGCCCTGCATCGATAGCTTCCTGGGCATCAATTCTCTGGTAGGGAAGACCAACTTCTAAGTTGTATCTTTGAAGCTTTGCAATGACAGCGTACATCTCATCCCATGTCTGCGGCGGTTTTATGTTAAGCTCATCAAATATATCCTTTCTGTAAAACATCATGTAAAAGTCCTGGGTCACAGGAAGCGCAAAGCAGCCTCCATTGTATTCGTAAGGCTTTAGCGCTGTCGGGTTAAACCTCTTTTTAACCTCATCAAAGTCCTTAAACTGTGAAAGGTCAACCAAAGCTCCTCTTGCCGCCAAGTTCACAGGCTGGCCTCTTGACACTGTCAGCACAATATCAGGACCTTTACCAGCTAAAATAGCTTCTATTACACCAGTTTGAACCAAACTCACATTTACTTTTATGTTTGTTCTTGGCGTAAATGAGTCGTTTATCAAGTCTCGAATAATCTGTGCCTGGTCGCGGCCACCGCCTACCCATACTTTTATTACCTTTTGGCCCTGATATGTCTCACCAACGTTTGTGTAGTCCTCAACAAACGAATACAAAAACGCTTTTATCTCCTTTACAATCTTTTGAAAGAGATTAGCTGTGGGCGACGGAATTTTAGCGTCCGGTGATGCTACAAGTATATAGTCAATCTCAAGCGGCTGTTCTTTCCTGTACACAAGCCAGGATGAAAGACCACTCAGACTATCTCTAAGATTTTTTATTCTTGCCGGAATTGTTTCTGGCTCCTGCGCCATGCTTTTTAGCTGCTCTGCAACTCTTTTCAAAAGCTCTGCTTCTCCACCTTTTTGACCTGTGTACCTTTCAAAGTCCTGAGCCTGTTTTAAAAGCCCTTTTCTGATTGAATTTAAACTGTCAATCAAATCAGGTATCTGCTCATCCAAGTTATAGTCTCTGTAAAGGTCAGGGTCTCTGCCTGTTATCATTATTATCTTTCTATACAAGTTGTTAAGCTGCACTGTCAGCTCTTCAACTTCTGTAAGTATCGGTGAAAGCTCACCAAGTGTTGCCTCAAGCTTTAGTTCATGCTCACCTTTTGTAAGATATACAAGACAAGGCTTATCTTTGCTGCCTACCACTTTCATATACCATCTTATACTGTACGGAAACTCTATATCCTGGGCTTCTTTGAAAGGAATCTTGCCGTCGATGTACAAAATCCTGTGCGTGGACATTCCCCTCTGGAAATTCTGTCTTGCCTTTATCACAATCTTATAAAGACCGTCTTGTGGCACCTCAAACTTCCAGCTTGCCCACATGCCAGGGTATTTCCAGTTCCACTGACCCAAGGTGTTAAGTCTTATCTTTGACACATGGAATGGCTCTGTTGCAGGGTCGGTTCTATCGTACATCGGATACAAAATTGGGTCTGATTTGAGATATGTCTTTTCTGCCTGGAATTTGACAAGAACATCTTTTGCCTTTGGCAAGCTTGAGTAATTCTTTGAAACCTCTGAATAGTTTGGAACTTCGTCTTTGTTATAAATCTTTATGTATTTTATTGCAAATGGTTCTCTTATATTCACAAGTCTTATAGTGTGCTCACCTTTTTCAAAGTAAAAGTAATACGCTCTATTATAAAACCCCTCGGTATCCTTAAAATCTTCTTCCTGCCAGATTGGATACTCATCTGTCTTGGGGCGCAGGTCATTGTCTTTTTTGTCTTTTCTGATACCTGTTGTGTCCTTCCAGACTCTTGGGAATGTAATCTTTTGTGCCTGGTCAAAAGGAAGTTTGCCGTCAATCAGAATGGAAAGTTCAATGCCAAGACCCTTGCCCGGAAGCGGCAAATACAGCATTGCCATGTTATAAAGACCACTTTCGGGAATGTCTACCTTCCACTCAACATATCCGCCTTCCTTCTCCCAAGCAAGAACATCCTTTTGACCTGCCAGCTCTATTTTCTTTTTTACCGTTGTTTCTCCATAGCTACTAAAGCTAATTGCCGGAATAATAATAGTGTGCTTTGGCTTTGGTACATCCTTATATTTATTGAGATATTGCTGAAGAGATAAAACCTTCTCCTGCTGTGAAAAAGCCACAGCCCACAAAAATAGAATTTGAATAACAAATACAACCAACAACCTCACAAACATTTGTCTTTTTGTTAAAAATTTACCATTAAGACTAACCAATTTATACACCTCTTTTCTGCTGCCTTTTGGATACAATTGACGTTGACCTTAGCATGAGCTTCTTATTATAATTTGAGTTGATAATCTTACCGTCTCAAAAATGGGGTTATTATTTTCTATTCTTCTTACAATGGCTTGCGCAAGCCTTCTTCCAAGTGCTTCTTTGTCTATGTTAACTGTTGTCAATGGGGGATCAATCAGTACAGACCTCTTTAAATTGTCAAAACCAACAATAGCTATATCTTGGGGTATTTTGTACCCCTTTTCTTTTAAGTATCTTATGGCAAAAATGGCAATATCATCATTTGCACATACAAAAGCACGGGGGAATCTTTTCATTTTTTCCAAGCCCATATCAACCTCTTCCTGAACATAGTACCTAAAAGGCACATGTTCTGTTATACAATATTCCTTTTGTACATCTAAACCACTGTCTTTTAGAGCCTTTTCAAAGCCAAGCCATCTTTCATAAATAGATTTGCAGTAGTTGATATCACCGATAAATCCAATTGGAGTAAGTCCCTTTTCAATTAGAATCTTTGTGAGCTTGTAAACACTTGCCTCACACTCTGTAAAGATGACATCACCCTGCAAATCTTCAAGATCAGCATTCAAAGGTGCGTCATAATAGACAGTTGGAAGTTTATACTCTTTTATTCTGTTCATATACTCATCTTCAAACACGCTGAGCACAATAAGCCCATCTACCTCATGATTTGCTATGTTCAAAGGAATTACCAAATCTTCTTCATCTTCATCACTTATGTAATTGTAAAATAGGCTATAACCAAACTTTCCAAGCTCGTTCGAAATGCCGTTTATAATGTCAATCCAGAATTCAGAAAGAGCAGCCTTTATCAAAATAGCCACTTTTTTGTTCTCTCTTGCTGACCTTACTTTTTCAATTAACTCTGGCTTTAGCTTTGGATACCCCAGCTCAATTGCTTTTTTGATGACCTTTATAGCCGTCTCTTCTGAAACAGTGCTGCTGCCATTCAAAACCTTAGATACCGTATTTCTTGAGAGGTTGAGACTTCTTGCAATATCGGTGATTGTTATTCTCTTCATTACCTATTTCCCCTATTGCAATATTGTATTTTCTGCC
This window encodes:
- a CDS encoding carbohydrate ABC transporter permease; amino-acid sequence: MGLIEDIKKNKASYLMIAPYMLLFTIFTLIPVISSIFLSFTNYNMLQPPKWVGWANYIRLFLADKIFIKVLRNTFIFAFLTGPLSYFMSFILAWFISEFNPKIRAILTLIFYSPSLAGNVFFIWAFIFSGDAYGLINGWLMRLGILKEPINWLQDPNYVLWVIIIVQLWLSLGAGFLAFVAGFQNLDKELFEAGAIDGIKNRFQELFYITIPQMAPQLMFGAVMQIGASFGVSTVVIALGGLPTRQYSADTVVTYLIDYGTVRFEMGYASAIAVVLFIAMLLTNKVIAAILKRYSTE
- a CDS encoding extracellular solute-binding protein, which codes for MVSLNGKFLTKRQMFVRLLVVFVIQILFLWAVAFSQQEKVLSLQQYLNKYKDVPKPKHTIIIPAISFSSYGETTVKKKIELAGQKDVLAWEKEGGYVEWKVDIPESGLYNMAMLYLPLPGKGLGIELSILIDGKLPFDQAQKITFPRVWKDTTGIRKDKKDNDLRPKTDEYPIWQEEDFKDTEGFYNRAYYFYFEKGEHTIRLVNIREPFAIKYIKIYNKDEVPNYSEVSKNYSSLPKAKDVLVKFQAEKTYLKSDPILYPMYDRTDPATEPFHVSKIRLNTLGQWNWKYPGMWASWKFEVPQDGLYKIVIKARQNFQRGMSTHRILYIDGKIPFKEAQDIEFPYSIRWYMKVVGSKDKPCLVYLTKGEHELKLEATLGELSPILTEVEELTVQLNNLYRKIIMITGRDPDLYRDYNLDEQIPDLIDSLNSIRKGLLKQAQDFERYTGQKGGEAELLKRVAEQLKSMAQEPETIPARIKNLRDSLSGLSSWLVYRKEQPLEIDYILVASPDAKIPSPTANLFQKIVKEIKAFLYSFVEDYTNVGETYQGQKVIKVWVGGGRDQAQIIRDLINDSFTPRTNIKVNVSLVQTGVIEAILAGKGPDIVLTVSRGQPVNLAARGALVDLSQFKDFDEVKKRFNPTALKPYEYNGGCFALPVTQDFYMMFYRKDIFDELNIKPPQTWDEMYAVIAKLQRYNLEVGLPYQRIDAQEAIDAGLGTRNLFPTLLLQLGGSFYNKEKTKSMLDSSQAVAAFKQWTDFYTKYGLELIYDFYNRFRTGEMPLGIAPYTTYNLLATAAPEIRNQWEMVPIPGIKRPDGTIDRSTAASGTATIILSRAKNKQACWEFLKWWTSDEVQTQFGKELEMLMGTAARYNTANVNAFQKLPWSKKEMQNLMEQWKYVKEIEEIPGSYYVIRSLDSAFSAVIYDGMNPRESLWRYTKDINDELKRKRKELAMYNK
- a CDS encoding LacI family DNA-binding transcriptional regulator — encoded protein: MKRITITDIARSLNLSRNTVSKVLNGSSTVSEETAIKVIKKAIELGYPKLKPELIEKVRSARENKKVAILIKAALSEFWIDIINGISNELGKFGYSLFYNYISDEDEEDLVIPLNIANHEVDGLIVLSVFEDEYMNRIKEYKLPTVYYDAPLNADLEDLQGDVIFTECEASVYKLTKILIEKGLTPIGFIGDINYCKSIYERWLGFEKALKDSGLDVQKEYCITEHVPFRYYVQEEVDMGLEKMKRFPRAFVCANDDIAIFAIRYLKEKGYKIPQDIAIVGFDNLKRSVLIDPPLTTVNIDKEALGRRLAQAIVRRIENNNPIFETVRLSTQIIIRSSC